A part of Carassius carassius chromosome 4, fCarCar2.1, whole genome shotgun sequence genomic DNA contains:
- the LOC132139745 gene encoding D(1) dopamine receptor-like has translation MVNQTEGYVSELITRSTTACLLFIFVLSTFLGNALVCTAVVRFRHLRSKVAYVFVVSLAVSDLLVASLVMPWKAAADIVGFWPFGSFCEVWIAFDIMCSTASILNLCIISVDRYWAIAIPLSYEQKMTRRVAFVMIGVAWMLSILISFIPVQLSWHKSLRHKEDLGEIGEKCDASLNRTYAITSSLISFYIPVSIMIVTYTRIFLIAQRQIRRISMQECTIKHVQSCQSCNKAPEEKFKSAFKRETKVLKTLSMIMGVFVCCWLPFFILNCMVPFCDPGLHNTGEIPCVNKTTFDVFVWCGWANSTLNPVVYAFNAEFRKAFSSLLGYGKLCSRNTVQTVDFSNELVSYHRDSTNLQDIHLFSHPCLHPHAVREESDKDMCLDTVSRMAEVPYKTECTFVYGERTHMLSHGETELSLDKIIPFTKEDDLASLEQVAHNESESPSISGIL, from the coding sequence ATGGTAAACCAGACTGAAGGTTATGTCTCAGAACTAATAACTCGCTCCACGACTGCTTGTCTGCTTTTCATTTTTGTGCTCTCCACCTTTCTAGGGAATGCTCTGGTGTGCACCGCAGTGGTACGGTTCCGTCATCTGCGCTCCAAAGTGGCGTATGTGTTTGTAGTGTCTTTGGCTGTCTCAGATCTTTTAGTAGCCTCTCTTGTAATGCCGTGGAAGGCAGCCGCTGACATTGTGGGTTTCTGGCCATTCGGCAGTTTCTGTGAAGTATGGATAGCCTTTGACATCATGTGTTCCACTGCCTCCATTCTTAATCTGTGCATCATAAGTGTGGATCGTTACTGGGCTATTGCTATCCCTTTGAGCTACGAGCAGAAAATGACAAGAAGAGTAGCATTTGTCATGATTGGAGTGGCATGGATGCTCTCTATTCTGATCTCATTCATTCCTGTGCAGCTGAGTTGGCATAAGAGTCTGCGCCATAAAGAAGACCTGGGAGAAATCGGTGAAAAGTGTGATGCCAGTTTAAACCGCACTTACGCCATCACTTCATCTCTAATCAGCTTCTACATCCCTGTCTCCATAATGATTGTCACTTACACTCGCATCTTTCTTATAGCGCAAAGGCAGATCCGAAGGATATCAATGCAAGAGTGCACCATTAAGCATGTTCAGTCCTGCCAGAGCTGCAATAAAGCACCTGAAGAGAAGTTTAAAAGTGCATTTAAGAGGGAAACCAAAGTCCTGAAAACCCTGTCGATGATCATGGGCGTGTTTGTCTGTTGTTGGCTCCCTTTCTTCATTCTCAACTGCATGGTGCCATTTTGTGACCCTGGCCTCCACAACACCGGAGAGATCCCATGTGTCAATAAGACCACTTTTGATGTTTTCGTGTGGTGTGGATGGGCAAACTCTACCTTGAATCCTGTAGTTTATGCATTTAATGCAGAATTCCGCAAAGCTTTCTCCAGTCTCTTGGGATATGGGAAGTTGTGCTCTCGGAATACTGTGCAAACGGTTGACTTCAGCAATGAGCTGGTGTCGTACCATCGCGACTCCACAAACCTTCAAGACATTCACCTCTTCAGTCACCCATGTCTGCATCCACATGCTGTCAGGGAGGAAAGTGATAAAGATATGTGCCTTGATACAGTGTCAAGGATGGCTGAAGTCCCTTATAAAACGGAGTGTACCTTTGTATATGGGGAAAGGACTCATATGCTAAGTCATGGAGAAACAGAACTATCATTGGATAAAATCATACCATTTACAAAAGAGGATGATTTAGCGTCTCTTGAACAAGTGGCTCATAATGAAAGTGAATCTCCTAGTATATCTGGAATATTGTGA
- the LOC132139746 gene encoding histone H1-like, with translation MAETAPAPAAAPAKAPKKKAAKAKKPGPGVSDLIVKAVAASKERKGVSLAALKKALAGGGYDVEKNNSRIKIALKSLVKKGALAQTKGTGASGSFKVSKKPAAKKPVKKVVPKPKKPAVKKKAAAKVAKPKKVAVKKPAPKKSPKKVKKPAAPKKAAKSPKKVKKPAVKKVAKSPKKVKAVKPKAVKPKATKAKKTAAKKK, from the coding sequence ATGGCAGAAACTGCTCCTGCTCCCGCAGCTGCTCCGGCCAAAGCCCCGAAGAAGAAGGCGGCAAAGGCGAAAAAGCCTGGACCAGGCGTGTCAGACCTTATCGTGAAGGCGGTTGCCGCTTCCAAAGAGCGCAAAGGAGTTTCCCTGGCGGCTCTGAAGAAGGCTTTGGCAGGTGGTGGATACGACGTTGAGAAAAACAACTCTCGCATCAAGATTGCTTTGAAATCTCTGGTGAAAAAAGGGGCGCTTGCTCAAACTAAAGGCACCGGAGCATCCGGATCTTTCAAGGTGAGCAAGAAACCAGCCGCCAAGAAGCCCGTTAAGAAAGTTGTGCCGAAACCGAAGAAACCAGCCGTGAAGAAGAAGGCGGCAGCCAAGGTGGCTAAGCCCAAAAAGGTAGCAGTAAAGAAACCTGCCCCGAAGAAGTCTCCCAAAAAAGTGAAGAAACCGGCTGCGCCCAAGAAAGCCGCCAAAAGCCCGAAGAAAGTAAAGAAACCGGCTGTGAAGAAAGTTGCAAAGAGTCCTAAGAAGGTCAAAGCAGTGAAGCCTAAAGCCGTAAAGCCCAAGGCTACCAAGGCGAAGAAGACGGCCGCTAAAAAGAAGTAG